From one Actinomyces sp. Marseille-P3109 genomic stretch:
- a CDS encoding aspartate/glutamate racemase family protein, translating into MRILTVNVNTTESMTRSIAEAARAVVGADTEIIGVTPTFGAPSVEGNMESYLAATAVMDAVTHYDGEFDAVVLAGFGEHGKEGLMELLSVPVVDMTEAAAHVAMLLGSRFSVITTLDRAVPLIEDRLLSFGLDRRCAAVRSTGLGVLELEDADVAKRAITEQARLAVEEERAEAIVLGCGGMAGLDRELSELLGVPVVEGVAAGAMLAEGLVRLGLTTSKIRTYAPPRPKSLTGWPLRP; encoded by the coding sequence ATGAGGATTCTTACGGTCAACGTCAACACAACCGAGTCGATGACACGCAGCATCGCCGAGGCGGCCCGCGCGGTCGTCGGCGCAGACACCGAGATTATCGGGGTCACCCCGACCTTCGGGGCTCCCTCCGTTGAGGGAAACATGGAGTCCTACCTGGCGGCCACCGCCGTCATGGACGCTGTCACCCACTACGACGGGGAGTTCGACGCCGTCGTTCTGGCCGGTTTCGGAGAGCACGGCAAAGAGGGCCTGATGGAGCTCCTCAGTGTTCCCGTCGTCGACATGACTGAGGCAGCGGCCCACGTCGCGATGCTCCTGGGAAGCAGGTTCTCGGTCATCACCACGCTCGATCGCGCCGTCCCGCTTATTGAGGACCGTCTTTTGAGCTTCGGCCTCGACAGACGGTGCGCAGCCGTCCGCTCCACTGGACTCGGCGTTCTCGAGCTCGAGGACGCCGACGTCGCCAAGCGGGCCATCACCGAGCAGGCGCGGCTTGCGGTGGAGGAGGAGCGAGCCGAGGCGATCGTGCTGGGATGCGGAGGCATGGCCGGACTGGACCGAGAGCTGAGCGAGCTCCTGGGAGTCCCGGTCGTCGAAGGAGTAGCGGCAGGCGCGATGCTCGCCGAAGGCCTTGTGCGCCTGGGGCTGACCACCTCCAAGATCCGAACCTACGCACCACCACGCCCCAAGTCACTCACCGGCTGGCCCCTGCGGCCCTGA
- the arcC gene encoding carbamate kinase, which produces MQTNNRGVVIAVGGNALIKEKSRISTNDQSEAIRETCTYIADIVEQGYNPVITHGNGPQVGFLLRRAELALGELPTIPLDILGADTQGATGYLFARNLRNVLAERGVERDVAAIVTQSVVDPADPAFDSPTKPIGSFMDEQEAEKHRTEDGWVVKEDAGRGFRRVVASPQPVEIIELEIIKSLINSGVMVIAAGGGGIPVTRENGSINGREAVIDKDLASSLLANSLEIEDFIICTAVDQVYLDFNSPNQKGISTMTAEEATGYLEAEQFGSGSMAPKIEAAVRFLKNGGRRVIITSLDCLADALDGKAGTTITN; this is translated from the coding sequence ATGCAGACGAATAATCGAGGTGTCGTGATCGCCGTCGGCGGGAACGCCCTCATCAAGGAGAAGAGCAGGATCTCCACCAATGACCAGTCTGAGGCGATCCGGGAGACCTGCACCTACATCGCCGATATCGTCGAGCAGGGGTACAACCCAGTCATCACTCACGGCAATGGACCGCAGGTTGGATTCCTTCTGCGCCGAGCCGAACTGGCTCTTGGTGAGCTTCCCACCATCCCCCTGGACATACTTGGCGCGGACACGCAGGGAGCCACGGGCTATCTTTTCGCCCGCAATCTGCGCAACGTGCTCGCCGAGCGCGGCGTCGAGCGCGATGTCGCGGCGATCGTCACCCAGTCCGTCGTAGACCCCGCCGACCCGGCCTTCGACTCACCGACCAAGCCCATCGGCTCCTTCATGGACGAGCAGGAAGCAGAAAAGCACCGGACGGAGGACGGGTGGGTCGTCAAGGAGGACGCTGGACGCGGTTTCCGTCGCGTTGTCGCCTCTCCGCAACCCGTCGAGATCATTGAGCTCGAGATCATCAAGTCGCTCATCAACTCGGGTGTCATGGTGATCGCCGCTGGTGGAGGAGGAATTCCCGTCACTCGCGAGAACGGGAGCATCAACGGCCGCGAGGCGGTCATCGACAAGGACCTGGCGTCATCGCTCCTGGCCAACAGCCTCGAGATCGAGGACTTCATCATCTGCACGGCCGTCGACCAGGTCTACCTGGATTTCAACTCTCCGAACCAAAAAGGAATCAGCACCATGACCGCCGAGGAGGCTACTGGCTATCTGGAGGCGGAACAGTTCGGAAGCGGCTCCATGGCACCCAAGATCGAGGCGGCCGTCAGATTCCTCAAGAATGGAGGCCGGCGCGTCATCATCACATCCCTGGACTGCCTCGCCGACGCCCTTGACGGCAAGGCAGGAACCACCATCACCAACTGA
- a CDS encoding NCS1 family nucleobase:cation symporter-1 → MSTQVSTASQEQSKVDVDAHLINDDLAPAKERNWSFFSLFAMWMSDIHSIGGYTFAAGLFTLGLGAAHVFAGLSVGIVIVFFIMNLVGFAGQKTGLCYPVLARISFGTIGSNVPALTRGFVAICWYGIQTWLASRAVIVLAADIWPHITDYGRQRFLGESLLGWAAFLLMWALQLLLLRNGMETIRKFQDFAGPAVWIVMLILTIYVLKEAGWHISLSVPSKPAEWGPVHAFLAAISLTVTYFATLLLNFCDFSRFSPSRKAVWMANLWGLPVNFIAFSVVSVLVTAGSKQIYGEYIYDPVELVGKIDSPVASILGALTFTVATLGINVVANFVSPAYDLANAWPSKITFVRGGIISAVIALLITPWNLYNNPIIVNIFLAALGAVLGPLFGIIIADYYLLRKQKVQVSELFKANGMHSFKNGWNMRAVTTFVVTSIPSIIVAVVPLSWCKFLSPFSWFIGAALSLVVHYYVSRNDPYVVRAVEAASKVDLDADLAAVAR, encoded by the coding sequence ATGAGTACGCAAGTTTCAACAGCATCTCAGGAACAGTCCAAGGTCGACGTGGACGCACACCTCATCAATGACGACCTGGCGCCGGCAAAAGAACGCAATTGGTCCTTCTTCTCCCTATTTGCCATGTGGATGTCCGACATCCACTCCATCGGTGGGTACACATTCGCGGCCGGACTATTCACCCTCGGTTTGGGCGCGGCGCACGTCTTCGCTGGCCTGTCCGTAGGTATTGTCATTGTTTTCTTCATCATGAACCTGGTCGGCTTTGCCGGCCAGAAGACTGGACTTTGCTACCCCGTTCTGGCCCGAATTTCTTTCGGAACTATTGGCTCCAACGTTCCCGCTCTCACTCGAGGTTTCGTGGCCATCTGCTGGTACGGAATTCAGACCTGGCTGGCATCGCGGGCCGTCATCGTCCTGGCCGCCGACATATGGCCGCACATCACCGACTACGGTCGACAGCGATTCCTCGGCGAGAGCCTGCTCGGCTGGGCGGCCTTCCTGCTCATGTGGGCACTGCAGCTGCTGCTTCTACGTAACGGCATGGAGACCATCCGAAAGTTCCAGGACTTCGCCGGACCCGCGGTGTGGATCGTCATGCTTATTCTCACGATCTACGTCCTGAAGGAAGCAGGATGGCACATCTCGCTGTCAGTGCCCTCTAAACCTGCCGAGTGGGGCCCGGTGCACGCCTTCCTGGCGGCAATCTCGCTCACCGTCACATATTTTGCGACTCTCCTGCTCAACTTCTGCGACTTCTCTCGGTTCTCACCGTCACGCAAGGCTGTCTGGATGGCCAACCTGTGGGGTCTTCCGGTCAACTTCATCGCATTCTCAGTCGTGTCCGTGCTTGTCACCGCAGGCTCTAAGCAGATCTACGGCGAATATATTTACGATCCGGTTGAGCTCGTAGGGAAGATCGACTCTCCGGTGGCCTCCATCTTGGGCGCGCTCACCTTTACTGTCGCCACCCTGGGAATCAATGTGGTAGCCAATTTCGTCTCGCCCGCGTACGACCTCGCCAACGCCTGGCCGTCGAAAATCACCTTCGTCCGAGGAGGAATCATCTCGGCCGTCATCGCCCTGCTCATCACTCCGTGGAACCTTTACAACAACCCCATTATCGTCAACATCTTCCTGGCCGCTCTGGGCGCGGTTCTGGGGCCGTTGTTCGGGATCATCATCGCCGACTACTACCTCTTGCGTAAGCAGAAGGTCCAGGTTTCCGAGCTGTTCAAGGCCAACGGCATGCACTCGTTCAAGAACGGCTGGAACATGCGGGCTGTCACCACTTTCGTTGTCACATCCATCCCCTCGATCATCGTGGCCGTCGTTCCACTGTCCTGGTGCAAGTTCCTCAGCCCCTTCTCATGGTTCATCGGCGCAGCACTGTCACTCGTTGTGCACTACTACGTCTCCCGGAACGATCCTTACGTCGTCAGAGCCGTTGAGGCCGCTTCCAAGGTGGATCTCGACGCCGATCTTGCCGCAGTGGCGCGGTAG
- the allB gene encoding allantoinase AllB — protein sequence MSTTVANLVIHAEKTVFPDGVRPATIVIKGERIVAVEPFGASVNADEEFTVPQGQVLMPGLLDSHVHVNEPGRTQWEGYESATRAALAGGITTILDMPLNSDPPTVDVDKLELKRTAAAGKLSVDVGFWGGAVPGNKEDLAALWEKGVFGFKCFTAHSGIDEYGCLPYGEIEEDLKEISRLGAVMIVHAEDPEILATAPQKFGPRYADYLASRPPEAENAAIEHVLEAARKTGARVHILHLSSAQALESIQRAKEEGLHVTVETCPHYLTFAAEQIPDGATEYKCAPPLREEANRRALWEGLKSGIIDHIASDHSPCTVDLKRKESGDFGQAWGGVSSVQLGLPAVWTAGQEFGVELSDIARWFAANPARTFNVEHKGAICAGNDADLVILDPEETFDVDIESLEHKNKISPYHGRTLRGVVHTTILRGRTVDRDSMHGRMIARA from the coding sequence ATGTCTACCACGGTCGCGAACCTAGTGATCCACGCAGAAAAGACCGTCTTTCCTGACGGAGTTCGCCCCGCGACAATCGTCATCAAAGGAGAAAGAATCGTCGCCGTCGAGCCCTTTGGTGCGTCGGTGAACGCAGACGAGGAGTTCACCGTCCCTCAAGGGCAGGTGCTCATGCCCGGGCTACTGGACTCCCACGTCCACGTCAACGAGCCGGGGCGGACCCAGTGGGAAGGCTACGAAAGCGCCACTCGCGCAGCATTGGCCGGGGGAATCACAACGATTCTCGACATGCCCCTCAACTCCGACCCGCCAACAGTGGACGTGGACAAGCTCGAGCTCAAGCGCACTGCCGCAGCCGGAAAGCTCTCCGTCGACGTCGGCTTCTGGGGAGGCGCAGTTCCCGGCAACAAGGAGGACCTCGCCGCCCTGTGGGAGAAAGGGGTCTTCGGCTTCAAGTGCTTCACGGCCCACTCCGGCATCGATGAGTACGGCTGTCTGCCTTACGGGGAGATCGAGGAGGACCTGAAGGAGATCTCCCGCCTGGGGGCGGTCATGATCGTGCATGCCGAGGACCCCGAGATCCTCGCCACCGCTCCTCAGAAGTTCGGTCCGCGTTACGCAGACTACCTCGCTTCGCGTCCACCGGAGGCTGAGAACGCCGCGATCGAGCACGTCCTCGAGGCCGCTCGCAAGACCGGGGCCCGGGTACACATCCTGCACCTGTCCAGTGCTCAAGCCCTGGAGTCGATTCAGAGGGCCAAGGAGGAGGGCCTGCACGTCACCGTGGAGACGTGCCCCCACTACCTCACCTTCGCCGCTGAGCAGATCCCTGATGGCGCCACCGAGTACAAGTGCGCTCCCCCTCTGCGCGAGGAGGCCAACCGGCGTGCTCTGTGGGAGGGCCTGAAGAGCGGCATCATCGATCACATCGCCTCAGACCACTCCCCGTGCACGGTGGACCTCAAGCGCAAGGAGAGCGGCGACTTCGGCCAGGCCTGGGGAGGCGTCTCCTCGGTGCAGCTGGGGCTTCCGGCCGTGTGGACGGCGGGACAGGAGTTCGGTGTCGAGCTGAGCGACATCGCCCGCTGGTTCGCCGCCAACCCGGCCCGCACCTTCAACGTCGAGCACAAGGGCGCGATCTGCGCGGGCAACGACGCCGACCTCGTCATCCTCGACCCGGAAGAGACCTTCGACGTCGACATCGAGTCCCTTGAGCACAAGAACAAGATCTCCCCCTACCACGGGCGGACTCTACGAGGAGTCGTCCACACGACCATTCTGCGCGGCCGAACCGTGGACCGCGACTCCATGCACGGTCGCATGATCGCCCGCGCATGA